In a single window of the Coprothermobacter proteolyticus DSM 5265 genome:
- a CDS encoding NYN domain-containing protein: MQPCKHFAIFLDLENLAKSLEKYDKTPQELLQKILDTFVSMGKIDVARVYTGWGVFASLIPFAVDMGYEVVFVYAHRSGSVVKNMADMQITVDALKLGYERDSIDAFVFVSADRDFIPVIKALQGLGKEVVVIGDEQITSEALKNTADAFVSLNELAGGLKSLSKNRAGKDFEKFFKTIGGIIKFVDFMNYELSPSILKELLTMVMPDFTEHDWGYPNFKALVKDLEKRGLVEIVDSSKMKMVPTARIKEYDFVVPELDIQRVKERISSETSFSKLVEELRNIEKQGIRGGKDYWEALIRLGNDLGWWEVKLGGAEVEKSE, from the coding sequence GTGCAACCTTGCAAACATTTCGCAATTTTCCTGGATCTAGAGAATCTGGCTAAAAGTTTGGAGAAATATGATAAGACCCCCCAAGAGCTTCTACAAAAGATCTTAGATACTTTTGTTAGTATGGGTAAGATCGATGTGGCAAGAGTTTATACAGGTTGGGGTGTTTTTGCATCACTCATACCTTTTGCTGTGGATATGGGGTATGAAGTGGTATTTGTATACGCTCACAGAAGTGGTAGCGTTGTAAAGAACATGGCAGACATGCAGATAACAGTGGATGCTCTAAAGTTAGGGTATGAGCGGGACAGTATTGATGCCTTTGTGTTTGTGTCCGCTGATCGTGATTTCATACCGGTTATTAAGGCTCTTCAGGGGCTGGGTAAAGAAGTAGTAGTCATAGGAGACGAACAAATAACGTCGGAAGCGTTAAAGAATACGGCCGACGCTTTTGTGTCACTCAACGAACTTGCGGGTGGATTAAAGAGTTTAAGCAAGAACAGGGCTGGAAAGGACTTTGAGAAATTCTTCAAGACCATTGGTGGCATCATCAAGTTTGTTGATTTTATGAACTATGAACTTTCTCCGTCCATTCTAAAGGAACTGCTTACCATGGTTATGCCTGACTTTACTGAACATGATTGGGGTTATCCCAATTTCAAGGCGTTGGTCAAGGACTTAGAAAAGAGAGGGCTGGTTGAAATTGTTGACTCCAGCAAGATGAAAATGGTACCTACGGCACGTATAAAAGAATATGACTTCGTTGTCCCTGAATTAGATATTCAGCGTGTAAAAGAGAGAATAAGCTCGGAGACTAGCTTTTCAAAGTTAGTGGAGGAACTTAGAAACATAGAAAAACAAGGAATACGAGGAGGTAAAGATTACTGGGAAGCTTTGATAAGACTTGGAAACGACCTTGGTTGGTGGGAAGTTAAACTAGGAGGTGCAGAAGTTGAAAAGTCGGAGTAG